DNA sequence from the Eulemur rufifrons isolate Redbay chromosome 6, OSU_ERuf_1, whole genome shotgun sequence genome:
CACTCACTGGATGACCTGGGGCTCGGCTGGAAGGGCTCTTGCGTGTGGGGGTTACATGGACGCTGAGGGGTTacccaaagtcaggaaaggacactTGGGTGACACTGAGAGAGCCCAGGGATCAAGACAGGGACCTGATTTAGgggcaatgtgtgtgtgtgtgagagagagagagtctgtgtATGCACGTGTTATGTGTGCCCACGCATGTACCTGCGCGCCAAGGTTGGTGAGGTGTTTACTTCCCTAGTCTGGGCGGCTCAGCAGCCAGGGCAGGAGGTGAGTGCGGTGTGCGCTCTACTGTGAAAACCTGGGACCACAGAGGCGAGGGCTGGCTCCTCCAGGGGACACCGCCAATTTGTCCTCTGAAATTTGGAAAGAGCAGGACTGAAAAAGctcctttttccctcttttcctgcctcctttggattatttttatgattctattttatctcctttgttggtTTATTAGCTGTTCCTTTGTTGTattattttagtggttgctttagggtttatagtacatgtatttattattttattttattttattttttctgagacagagtcttactctattgccggggctagagtgccgtggcgtcagcctagctcacagcaacctcagactcctgggctcaagcaatcctcctgcctcagcctcccaagtagctgggactacaggcatgcgccaccatgcccggctcattttttctatatatatttttagctgtccagataatttctttctatttttagtagagacggggtctcgcttttgctcaggctggtctcgaactcctgaggtcaaacgatatgcccgcctcggcctcccagagtgctaggattacaggcgtgagccaccgcgcccggcctaatatttctttaattgttcAGAGCCCGCCTGTCTTCTCTGCCTTTCTCACACTTGGGTGTCGGGCAGCACGGTCACCCCCCTCCAGCACTCCCGGCACTCCCGTTGCTCTGCTGTATCCTTCCAATAATCGGATGAAAACTGTTCCTCGGTTGCTAAGGGTCTCTGGAGAAAGAGCACAACTGTGAAGCTCTGCATTCCTTTGCActcctttctttctgcttttaacccttgaacaacatgggtttgaacagcatgggtccacttatacatggattttctttctcctctgctacccgtgagacagcaagaccaacccctcctcttcctcagcctattCAACATGCAGACAATAAAGACGAAGACCTTTATGATgttccacttccacttaatgaataataaatatgttttatcttccctatgattttattaataacattttcttttctctagtttactttagtataagaatacaatatataattcGTGTAACATACAAAATAAGTGTTAATTATTTACagtatcagtaaggcttctggtcagctgtaggctattagtagttaagtttttggggaatcacaagttatatgtgaattttcaacTACATGGGGGGTCattgttgttcaagggtcaactgcacaTCAGAAGGGGGGGTCCCTTCTCTCGACATTCAGCTTTCTTCTAGTTCCCATGTGGTACCTCACTTAATGGAACATCCCTTGGCTTTCGTCTTAACTGGCCCCTCCTCTGCCTATTAGGCAGGTAATATTACTATATCTGTTTTGCAGACAAGAAAACTAATATTTAGAAGAATTCCAAGGTTGCCTCATGGTCTCACATGTATAAGTGGCTGAGCCAAGAATCAAACTCAAGTCTCTCCCTCTCCAAGCCCCACATTCTTTCTACTCAGCAAAGTTTACCAGTATCCTCTCCTCTACTTTCCCTTTCATCTGCTCCTCCCTATTTCCCCCTACAAACATCTCTCCATCCTGATCCACTTAGAATCATGGTGGTTTTCTTCCAGTCCCCACCATTCCACTGCATTGAAATTGGTTGACTAATGCCTATGGATCCTTTAAACTTTAAATCCCACGAAGGCAAGGCCATATCATGCTTGTCACTGTATCTCCAGGGCCTAAAGAAAGGACCTGTCCTCTCAAAGCAGTCACCAGCAACCTGTGTATTACTGCATCAAAGGACCCTTGGGTCCTCCTTCACCCCCCAGAGGATTTAGCATTGCTGACCACTCCAACCTCCGTCACACAGTCCCCTCCCCTACCTTTGGGGAAGCCACTCTCTCCTCACTTCCCTTCTGCCTCTTTGGTCCTTACATACAAATTCAGccttctgatttcttttacaTCAATCTACCTCCCTTCATCGCTGCGGTCACTAGTCGGGTTCAGGCCACTGTAGTCTTTCATCTGGATCAGTGTAACAGCTTCCTGTTGGGTCTCTTGGCCTACAGGCCTGTCTCTTTCTAATCCACACTCTACTGTGACTGCAGAGTGATCATCCCGGAACACAAACACGATCTTGCCAAGTCCCTACTTTGGACTCTTAAATGGTTATATACTGTCCAGAGTAAAAACTCAAACTCCTTGTCATGACATATAATGCCTTTCGTCATCTGGCGTCTGCTTACCCTTCCTGCCTCATTGCCTCCATACCGGCTACTCTGTCTATGGAAACGTGGGTCAACCAGTGAGCTCCCATGTCTGCTGCGTTTATCCATGCTTCTCCGCCTTTGTCCGTGCCAGTCGCTTTGCCTGgaatgggttttcttttctccttctccttcctccccagagaACACTTTATTATTCTTCAAATCCAGCTCCAATTCACCTTCTCTGTGAGGTGGGTCTCATTTTAGTGAGTGTCCCCTCCTCTGTGTTGCCACAGAATCTTGCACAGAGAGCTGTAAACGAACATTACATCTCTTTACAGCTTGCTAGATTGGAACCTCCTTCAGGGAAGagactgggatttttttttttctttatctgcaatCATAGGCTTAGTAGGATGTATGTATAATAAACATctgatgaataaataagtgaatgaatgaacaaaactcATAtgcagaaggaaagggagaaaacttAGAAGCCAGAGACAGAAGCTTGTTTTACAGCTGATTATTATGTAACTCTGGATGAGTGGCTATTTCCAGAAAATGAATGTGAGTCTCAAACATAAGTGCAAATAGCCAAGCCAAAATACAGCAAGGATGACTCACAGAATTACCCTCCCCTCGCCGGATAGTGAGAATGATTTCAGGACACACGGGTCCTAGAGAATCAGCCGGGAAGCTGCCTGTGTGGGGACAGGGACTGGGGCTTCTCAGTGGGGGCCGGCAGCTGTGTTCTTGGGAACAGACTTGTCAGCTGCTGCCTGATTTCCCTGGTCCTGGCCCCATAGACGATGGGGTTGACCAGACACGGCAGCAGCAGGTAGAAGGCACTGAGCAGGTTGTGCACGTCCTGGGAGGCAGTGCGGGCCACACGGTAGACGATGGACGAGGACATTGTCGATGAGTAGACAGTGAAGATGACCAGCAGGTGGGAGCCGCAGGTGTTCAGGGCCTTGGAACGTGCCCCGCCCGACGAAATCCTGAAGGCGGCATGGATGATACGGGAGTAGGAGGCTCCCAGTAGGAGCATGTCCAGGACTCTGTTGAAGATGCGGACGGTCAGCCCCACGGTCTTGTTCAGGGAAACGTCCCCACAGGAGAGCTTCATCAGGGCCATGTGCTCACAGGCAAAGTGGTGGATCACATCTGAGCGGCAGAAGCGGACCCGGGAGGCCAGAAGCACCACTGGGGCAACAATGCCCGTGCTCCTGGCAGCTGCCGCCCCCACCAGGCCAGCCAGCAACTGGCCGGTCACTATCTCTGGGTAGCGGAGAGGGTAGCAGACGGCAACATAGCGGTCCAGGGCCATGACCAGGAGAATGTTGCAGTCAAAGACAATGAAGAAGTAGATGCAGAACATCTGGACCAGGCAGCGAGTCAGGGAGATGCGGTTGAAGTGTGCGGAGAAGCTGAAGAGCATGGCGGGCACCACGGTGGAGGCGGCACAGAGGTTGACAGCCAGGAGCAGGGCTATGAGCAGGTACATGGGCTGGTGCAGGCTGCGCTGGGCCACCACCGTGTGGATGACCAGGGCATTGGCGGAGACGATCACCAGGTAGAGGCCGAGGAAGGGCAGCACCAGGAGGGCGCGGGACTCCTGCAGCCCTGGGAAGCCCACCAGGAGGAAGCTGGTGTAGGAGGCGTTGGAGCTTCCGTTGCTCCACCCTGACATCTTCCCTGGGGGCGCAGGACAGctctggggagagggcagggcaggaggtcTGGTTTCTGTACCAGCCCTGGCCAGCCCCAGCCTCACCAGGATGCCCTGGGGGCTTTGACCTCCATGAGTCTCTGATGTTcctagagagagaagaaaaagttatttttaatcatttaatgaGATGCTTCAAGAAATAACATCATTCCATAGTCTCATTTGTCCATTTTGCTTCCTTGTTTCTATAAAGCTACAGATTATTCCTTCCTTCACAtctttgctgagcacctgctttGTGCTAGGCCATATGTTGGGTGCATGGAGTACAAGGAGTATCATTTTTGTTCCCTGAGTGAGTCTGCATTCTAGGCTAGTAATGACAAGCAATGGCCAAAATAAAGTGTGTAACAGTATGCTCAAGAAATGGATTCTGAAATACTATCTGTTTTAACCTACAGCAAACCCGGGATGGACCGGTGCCAGCTCCATTGAGGCCATTTCTATTCTGAATCTGTTCTCCTTTTTTCTGATCTGGTGAGATGAAAAGCCACAGGTTGAAAaccagggagaggaaagaaagcataGGAGAAAAATTTAGGGGCAAAGCTGACCAGCTTCCATTTCCCAGCCTGGATATCCAGTCTGAAGGAGGTACGGTGGGGGAGGCGGCGGTGGGGCAAAATCTAATTTCAAAGTTTAGGGCTTTTATTATTAGGTGGGAGTGGCTATTTGGATAACTTATATTAAgttgtttttgaaattaaaagtgaaCTAAGGACGCTTTAAGATTATTTAGGAATTAACAAAGTCATAATAGAAACTTTTTGCAATTTCATCCAACGAGCAACACAGATCACATATGAATGGAGAATAGGCAGAGAAAAGGCTGTTTCCCAGTGTCCCCTTTGGAGTGTTGCTCTTCCAATGTAATGGTACAAGTATAAGCGGAGCTATAGAATAGTTTTGTACAAAGAGATTCAGAAGCACGGTGGATGGAAGTCTGACTATGCCTGGTGTAGGTTGGGAGGGATGAGGGAAAGATTTATTGAGGAAAGCCAAGGCTGGTAAATGGTTTACTCAGTTCAAGTACATTAGGTTCTCCCAGTTTTAGCAAATGTATAAGAATGGAACTGATATGCAGATATTTAGAgatcaccttttttcttttttcactgctTACACAAAATCTATTTTAGATGTTTGACAAGGATCAACTTTTAAGTTTAACAATCTGTAATTGATGTTGACCTCTTTCCCTCCCATTTTCCCAATATTCATAGTTTTTCAAAGATTTCTCATGGATGTACTGGAGGGAAATCCCAAACACATGCTCAGATTTGTTCAGTGAGCATTAAGTACTCTGTCTAAGCAAGAGATTTGAATTTTACTGGCATCCTCAGATGCTCTCTTATGGTCTCTTGCCATGATAGGGCATGGGCTTTAGTTCTTTCAGACATCTTTATTCTGCCTTTTCTGGTTTCAAGCTATTTTCTTACGATATGAggatagaaataaaatggaagataagcaatgtctttgttctttctttcttttttttttcccctttcttatttcagcatattatgggggtacaaaaatttaggttatgtgtTGTTCTTTCTTAATATTGCTCACCTGCCCAAGATCTACAGAGCCcttctctttttgccttttccctCCACTCCAAGAGCTGACTGAAGACCCCATTCTGACCCACCCAGACTTCCAGGCTTCAGAGTTGTGGCTTGCATGTGGCCAACCCTCCCCACAGGCCTTCTGAAGCTGCCCCAGTGGGGGCAAGAGAGGAGGGTGATGAAGCGGGGACCCTGTACCCAAGGGTCCCTAGTCTAGGCAAATATGGAGGGCCAAAAGGAAGGCAGGAACTGCCTGGATCTCAACAAATACTTGGTGGTGGACAACCACAACAATAGGAAACAGGAAATTTGGTTGTCTTTGTTCTTCCCTGGTCCCCACTGGGATCATAGAATTAGAGAACCAAGAACACAGAGAGACCCAAGACTCAGAGAATCCAAGAGCCATCTAGAAGAAAAATTTACAATGCAAGCCTAACATGATAggatgtggggagggagagagggaggaagcaagAATTCCTTCTCCCCATCTATAAAGCCACAAAAAGCACTTTCCTAGGTTAAGCTACTGTGTGGGGTAGCTTACTGTGTATAATTACAAGGAGAATTTACAGGCGGTGAAAGCATTTTGGGAGCCTTCAGTCCCTGTGCCCACCTCTGCCCCTACATTACTCAGGTGAGAGCCTCTCCGCAGCCTCCTGCCCAGCAAGCACTAACTTTGTTACTCACCAGGACTTACACAGACTGAGAGTAGTAATACCAGTTCGGTCTAGGCCTGAGTTCCTGGAATGCTGTTAAATCTATCCCATTCCTCCCTGGGGAACTCCCTAGAGCTCCCTCCCAGGCTCTGACTTAGCCAGTCAGCAGGGTCCCAGGGGCGGCCAGAATGGGAACACATCCCCTCAGGGCCCTGTAGGCTGGAGGAACAGTATGAGCAGAAATGGGGCCTTGAGGTGGGCATGTGAGGCGACCAGTAATGAGGGGTCTTGTTTAGGGGAGAAGAGGGTTTTTTCCTCTAGCATTCCTCCTTGACCCTTTGCTCCCTTACCCTACACTTTTCTGGGTGACCTCACCCTCTTCATGGTTTTCACCTTTTCCTGGGCACCTGTGACGAACATACCTCCACCTATAGGTCAGACGTTGCCCCTGCGTTCCAGAACCACGTATCCAATAGCCGTCAGAGGAACCCTATGCCCCAGAGAAACCTCAAACTTAAAATGCCCCAAGCCAAATTCATGTCTTCACATGAACATGTTTTCTccctgtcatttttttctgaagtcatgtttaattttattctttctcttttgtaaaatttatttcaatagatttaggggtacagatggtttttgttacatagattaATTGTatggtggtgaagtcagggcttttagtgtatctgtCACcggaatagtgtacattgtactcaataggtaacttttgatccctcacccctctgccagcctccccgttcttagtttccaatgtctattacaccactttatggccatatatacccatcatttagctcccacttgtaagagagaacatttttttttccatttctgagatacttcacttaggataatggtctccactcCATCCAacttactgcaaaagacatttcattcttttttatggctaacattccatgttatatattttctttgcccactcatcagttgataggcacttaggttgattccatatttggaattgtgaattctgcttgataaacattcaggtgcaggtgtcttctcGATATAATGactttttgtcctttgggtagacccccagaagtgggattgctggatagaatggtaggtctacttttagttctttaaggatcgccatactattttctatagaaatttacattcctaccagcagcgtataagtgttccctttgcACTGCACCggcaccagcatctattgttttttgactttttaataacagccattctgacaggagtaaggtggtatctcattgtggttttaattttcatttccctgatgattagtgatgttgagcatttttcataatagttattggccatttgtatatcatcttttgcaaaaaatctgttcatatcttttgcccacttgttAATGGAGTTACTTGTTTTTTCCTGATGATTTGTAAgaattccttgtagattctggatattagtcctttgtttgatgtatagtttgtgaatattttctcccactctgtataTTGCCTaattactctgttgattatttcctttgctgagcagaaccttttattttaattcagtcccatttatttatttttgttgttgctctatttgcttttaaggtcttagtcacaaattctttgccgacaccaatgtccagaagagtttttcctatgttttcttctagaatttttatggcttcaggccttacatttaagtctttaattcatcttgagttaatttttatatatagtgagaGATGGAAATCCAGTTTtactcttctgcatgtggctctccaattttcccagcaccatttattgaatactgtactgtgtcctttccccagggtatgtttttgttctctttgtcaacaatcagttggttgtaggtgtatgcttttatttctaggttctttattctgttccattgatatatGTGTATACTTTAATTCCAGTACTatgcttttttggttactatagacttgtagtataatttgaagctgggtaatgtgatgcctccagatttgctctATTTGCTTagcattgctttggctattcaggctctttttagattccatatgaAACTCaggattgttttctttaattttgtgaaaaatgatgttgttattttgatgggaattgtattgaatttgtaaatcaattggggcccatttttaattgagttgtaaGAGAGTAATGcactgttgtttgtttgtttgtttgtgtttgagacagagtcttgctctgttgcccaggctagagtgagtgccgtgacatcagcctagctcacagcaacctcagactcctgggctcaagcaatcctcctgtctcagccacctgagtagctgggactacaggcatgggccaccatgcccggctaattttttatatatattttttagttgtccagctaatttcttttcttttctttctttcttttttttttttttagtagagacagggtcttgctcttgctcaagctggtcttgaacttctgagctcaaatgatccgcccgcctcagcctcccaagtgctaggattacaagcgtgagccactgcgcccggccaatgcACTGTTTTAATCGCTATAGTGTCataatttattttggtttcaaaTAAAACTTACCTCCACAagtacttttgtttaaaaaaacttttttttgttattctcaagttttatttttccaatcttTAGAGTCATtttgccaattttaaaaaatgattccatTGTAATTTAGAAAATCGGTATTTCATTAAACCTATGAAATAATCTGTGGAGCATCGACATCTTGACAATGTTCTGTCTTTCCACGTAGTACAAAGTATGGCATTGTAAGTTTTCAAGCCTTGTTTTATA
Encoded proteins:
- the LOC138384043 gene encoding olfactory receptor 52K1-like, whose amino-acid sequence is MSGWSNGSSNASYTSFLLVGFPGLQESRALLVLPFLGLYLVIVSANALVIHTVVAQRSLHQPMYLLIALLLAVNLCAASTVVPAMLFSFSAHFNRISLTRCLVQMFCIYFFIVFDCNILLVMALDRYVAVCYPLRYPEIVTGQLLAGLVGAAAARSTGIVAPVVLLASRVRFCRSDVIHHFACEHMALMKLSCGDVSLNKTVGLTVRIFNRVLDMLLLGASYSRIIHAAFRISSGGARSKALNTCGSHLLVIFTVYSSTMSSSIVYRVARTASQDVHNLLSAFYLLLPCLVNPIVYGARTREIRQQLTSLFPRTQLPAPTEKPQSLSPHRQLPG